AGCGTTCGGACCAAGAGTTGGCCTTTGCCTTTACTACCTTttagagattgaaatatgttttgtttagtttacGATTTCATGTTGATGTTtgagcaaaaaacacacataagaACATCCATTCAGTGCGTAAGGAGCGTAAGGTTTTCCAGGGGATATCAGGGGGAGGAAAACAGCAATAAACCATCATATTCTAAGAGATCTTGCGCGTAAACTTAAGTACAGAAAACGGCCCACCACTTTTCAACACCACTTCCCTCTAATTGATAcgtgtgtggtggtgtttAACGCTCCTAATAGTTTCCATCTCACTACACAATCCTCGATCTTTCAGTTAAATTACATAAGTTAATGTGCATTCTACGAAGGTTGTACATTTGGCATCTTCAGTTTGATCTATTGGTTGGATATGGGCGACTTCCCACATTCGTCCACCGGTATGTGGCTCCAACAATATCCAACCCCTACACAGTGTTTTGCTTTGGCCAGTTTCTGTTTTGAATCGAGCTTCCTCATTTCGTTTGCTGCATCATGTGCTCTATTATCCGAACGCTATTTACAAACTTATTAACAAGATCAACGGATCAACTACGAAATAATAAtaagcgagagaaagaaaagaatggTCAAATGAGATTGAGAGGAAACGGAAGATCAATTTTGCAGCTAGGAATTGAATCTAATTGTAACATTGTCTACTTCAGCTTATAAAAGCGATTTAAAATAAGAATCACTCTTCAGGGGGAATGTAATGAATAACTCCGTACAATATTTTCCGGAAAAAGCGTTGAAAATAATCAACTTTATCACTCCGAATTGAGTGGTTGTTTTCGTTACTTGGGGAATGTatcgaaatgaaaaaattCAACTACTTAATGTGTATAGTTCGCCTTAAATTACAAGCAGTCATTCGACTAAAAACCCCATTGTGCCGTTTAATCGAACCGCCACTGTACAATGACGCTAACATCCGGAATTTACTTGCGCTTCCGGATGCGGGTACGCTCCTCGGGACCGTTGCCGGCCAATGCACTGCCCACCGTGGCACTTTGCAGTTGCCGTTCGGCACTCAGCTTGATGCTGTTGAGCAGGTACTTGAACTGCATCACCTGCATCGCGGTTACGTTCGGGTCGCTGCAGGCTTCGAGCCACTTTAGGAACTTTTCACCGTGTTCCACTGCTTCGGCTGAATTGCGGATGTCTGCTACGGCCACCGACGTCACCGGCGTGAGTGTTGACTGGCGTTGGTTGGAGTCTTCCGATGTTTCACTCTTAGCATCGTCCCCGGTCGTATCGCCCTTGCCACCATCCAGATGCAGCAATCCATCACCAGCTCCGTTCAGCTCACCGATCGCCGTACCAACCGGACTGGTGGATGGTCCACGAACAACCATCGAAAGCAGTGGTGGAGGTGGCGATGCGGCCACACTGCTAACGGTGGAGCAgcggtcgttgctgttaccaCTGAACAGAATGTTGTCCAACGCTTCCTTCGCTTCGACCAGCTCTGCCGAAGAACATCGGCGACGTTTCAAAGCACCCGATCGATGCTTTCGCTCCTTTGCTGGCATCTGTTGCTGGCCTTCttgagcagcagcatcatcgccTTCATTAACACGCTGCCCGCTTTCGTTGTGATCCTCGCGCTCATCCTCATCGTTGTCTTTCAGATCACTAGCGTCTGCTCCATCGGTGGATGTGGCTTCCACAACCGTAGTGGATGAGTTAAGCTTACGCTCGGCAGCATCCAAAGCCGCTACTTCATCGTCTTCCCGATCTTCGGAAGCACGTGCCAGCGTCGGTGGCATCAAATGGTCCGCGCCGTCCCGCGATCCGTGCGCACTCATCGACGAAGATGCTACCGATGAGGCCGACGAAGGACGGCTGGGTGAATTGTGATGGTACCGGGAACGTCGCTCGTCTCCCCCATTACCCATTGCACTGCTCCGATCCTTGCCACTGCCGGCATGATGGTTCGAGAGATCCTCTGGCTTCGAATCACCATCGTTTGCACCGCTCATATTGAGATCCATCGGTTCGTTCTTGAGATGTGCACTCAGATGATGGTTtaggtgatggtggtggttgttgttgagcGTATCGACTGCGTTTGCTGATGAGCCCTTGGTTAGCTGCGAGTACAGGATGTTCTCGTAGGCCGCCGTTAGGGATGCAGCCGCTGCAGCCGACCCTCCGTTGCCCTTCTGCCCGGAAGCACTGTTGTTCTGGTTCTGTTGGCTGAGcgagttgttgttgttgtggtgatggAGAGCAGCAGCAATTGCTGCCTGTTGGGcggcttgctgttgctgctgttcgcGCAGCTGTTGTTTGCTGTCGGCCGCAGTATTACCAGCACCACcgccagcagcaccaccaccaccaggcaTTAGCGAAGCACCGAACGTTTTGTACCACTGCCAGAACCAGGACGAGTTCTTGGTATCTTCCGGAGTGAGGGATGGGGCCGATGAGGGTGGCGTTGGTTGAGGTGTGCTGACGAGCGGTGGGCCAACaagcggtggtggcggtgtgtGTGGAGTGTGTGCCGTTGGGGGAAGCGTTGTTTGCGCGTGGTTCGGGGATCCGGCACCGACCGTGACGGATGTCAGTCCCattggtggtggcggtgtcgGTGGACTGTGGCTGGCAGCGCGGGGTAACGCCGTGTAGAGATTGTTCAGACCGAGCATCGCCTGCTGCGACTTGAGCCAGTACCAGAGCGCATCGTCGACGGGGGCAGCATTCGAGTCACGACCTACGGAAGCATTGGTAGTGGTTGTAGTGGGTGTGCTAGTGGCGGGATTGGTAGATTGGCTACTGGATTTTCTATACTGCTCAGACAGATTAGATAGCCCAGTAGTGTGAGACTGTTGGTGAAGCATACCGTTACCGAGGAGCTCGCCGGACGAGCTTTTCTGTTGCTGCAGCTTGGCTAGATTGCGAACCGTCAGCGAAGGAACGGTCGAATTGCCACCGGACGACGATGACTTGTCCGTATTGTTTCCGCCACCAGAGCCGCCACCTGCTCCGCCTCCTCCAACACCAGCGTTGCTATTATCTTGCAGAGTGCTACCCCGACCGGTTGCTGCTCCAACACCGGATCCATTGTTGTTGGCTGCCGAGCTTCCGGAACCCTTGGGACGAACGTTACGCAGGGATTgtgcggcagcagcagcagctgccgcCGTATTGAGTCCACCGGCCAGACTGGACATGGTTGCCAGATTGTGGTTGTTATTCAGCTGTGCGATCAGGTTCAGATTGGTAGCGATATCGTTGAAGCTTAACGCTAGCGGACTCTGACCCAACCCGGACATCCCCGACAGGTGGCTGAGACTCGTCAGCGGACTGATGGCCGCCATTGAAAGGTGATGATCGGACTTGGTTGGATCGCCGccgtggtgatggtgtttgcTGAGATCCGCACCGTACGCCTTCGATTTGCTAAGGGCCGAAATTTCTGCCGCAGTCTTAGCAAACTGACTAAAGTCAGCCGATGCGCCAGCCAACCCGTTCATGATAATATCCCCACCGG
This genomic window from Anopheles maculipalpis chromosome 2RL, idAnoMacuDA_375_x, whole genome shotgun sequence contains:
- the LOC126556920 gene encoding protein distal antenna, with the translated sequence MMMMATATKGKRPLRHLTATDKIDAIQRIHDGESKASVARDIGVPESTLRGWCKNEEKLRYMSRQSVENAEKLSNEATAVALTAAAAAELFSGPPEKRLKLESAMFGGNGKLKYDDSFYKVAAAARGSLNGLDLSGGGGAGGGVDKSGSLGVSGGDIIMNGLAGASADFSQFAKTAAEISALSKSKAYGADLSKHHHHGGDPTKSDHHLSMAAISPLTSLSHLSGMSGLGQSPLALSFNDIATNLNLIAQLNNNHNLATMSSLAGGLNTAAAAAAAAQSLRNVRPKGSGSSAANNNGSGVGAATGRGSTLQDNSNAGVGGGGAGGGSGGGNNTDKSSSSGGNSTVPSLTVRNLAKLQQQKSSSGELLGNGMLHQQSHTTGLSNLSEQYRKSSSQSTNPATSTPTTTTTNASVGRDSNAAPVDDALWYWLKSQQAMLGLNNLYTALPRAASHSPPTPPPPMGLTSVTVGAGSPNHAQTTLPPTAHTPHTPPPPLVGPPLVSTPQPTPPSSAPSLTPEDTKNSSWFWQWYKTFGASLMPGGGGAAGGGAGNTAADSKQQLREQQQQQAAQQAAIAAALHHHNNNNSLSQQNQNNSASGQKGNGGSAAAAASLTAAYENILYSQLTKGSSANAVDTLNNNHHHHLNHHLSAHLKNEPMDLNMSGANDGDSKPEDLSNHHAGSGKDRSSAMGNGGDERRSRYHHNSPSRPSSASSVASSSMSAHGSRDGADHLMPPTLARASEDREDDEVAALDAAERKLNSSTTVVEATSTDGADASDLKDNDEDEREDHNESGQRVNEGDDAAAQEGQQQMPAKERKHRSGALKRRRCSSAELVEAKEALDNILFSGNSNDRCSTVSSVAASPPPPLLSMVVRGPSTSPVGTAIGELNGAGDGLLHLDGGKGDTTGDDAKSETSEDSNQRQSTLTPVTSVAVADIRNSAEAVEHGEKFLKWLEACSDPNVTAMQVMQFKYLLNSIKLSAERQLQSATVGSALAGNGPEERTRIRKRK